A stretch of Peteryoungia algae DNA encodes these proteins:
- a CDS encoding glycosyl hydrolase 2 galactose-binding domain-containing protein yields MTGTIYLGADTRPLEQGWTLLMTEAGRYRAPADLPRTAFHISAPVPGTVAAALTEAGLFDPADPSPLHDKDVWYRRSLAGERPGPAVLRFEGLATIAEIFVNGALQHTSESMFEPVDLALDMSGDDELVICFRALQPYFEKKGPRARWRPQIIDQQGLRLVRTSLLGHMPGWCPEIHPVGPYRPISLIRPSRDNVSGLRINADLDEFGTGHLTVKLEQKTGTELAILCCGRTAQFEKGSPGRLIAKLELPAVAAWWPRTHGDPILHDVALAIEGRIHPLGLVGFRRIEVDRDEDGKGFGLKVNGVPVFCRGAVWTNTDLLRLPSSAEAYAPWLAKAAEANMNMIRIGGTMTYESTDFFRLCDRLGIMVWQDLMFANFDYPVSDEEFSRRAVAEVETILASLQGHPSLVVIAGGSEVFQQGAMLGLPERIWQSEFFTGTLARATRDHRPDVAYIPNSPYGGSMPFAPNEGVTHYYGVGAYQRPLEDARRENVRFAAECLAFAHVPQQRTLDDNLAVPPVHDPRWKGRVPRDRSASWDFEDVRDHYLAQLYAVDPARLRREDPAAYLDHSRATTAEVVTETFAEWRRSGSSCRGALTWTFQDLEAGPGWGVIDATGEPKSVWYALKRIFRPIQVLLTDEGTNGLDIHLVNETATSETVTLEIACLRDGSQAVVSASRAMSLDARSSHRLPATELFGAFFDTTYAYRFGPPSHDVTVARLVGTGGNLIAEAFHFPQGRNAAKHPAKVDHAIQDIDGIWWLELSTSQFAQSVHLDFDHFWPGDDWFHLAPGRVKRIRLSPRDGIEPGQKPRGTLRHFGSRTVQSLC; encoded by the coding sequence ATGACGGGAACGATCTATCTGGGGGCCGATACGCGTCCCCTGGAGCAGGGCTGGACCCTTCTGATGACCGAGGCGGGCCGCTATCGCGCGCCGGCTGATCTGCCGCGCACCGCCTTCCACATTTCCGCGCCCGTGCCCGGAACCGTCGCGGCCGCGCTGACCGAGGCCGGCTTGTTCGATCCTGCGGATCCGAGCCCCCTCCACGACAAGGACGTCTGGTATCGTCGATCGCTCGCCGGCGAGCGGCCTGGCCCAGCGGTACTCCGGTTTGAAGGCCTTGCGACCATTGCCGAAATCTTCGTCAACGGCGCATTGCAGCATACGAGCGAAAGCATGTTCGAACCCGTCGACCTCGCGCTCGACATGTCTGGCGATGATGAGTTGGTGATCTGCTTCCGAGCTTTGCAACCCTACTTCGAGAAGAAGGGGCCGCGAGCGCGCTGGCGTCCGCAGATTATCGACCAACAGGGTCTGCGCCTTGTGCGAACATCTCTTCTCGGCCACATGCCGGGATGGTGTCCCGAAATCCATCCCGTCGGACCGTACCGCCCGATCTCTCTTATCCGACCGTCGCGTGACAACGTCTCGGGTCTTCGCATCAATGCCGATCTCGACGAATTCGGCACAGGCCATCTCACCGTCAAACTCGAGCAAAAGACCGGCACCGAGTTGGCGATCCTCTGCTGTGGCCGCACGGCGCAGTTCGAGAAGGGATCGCCCGGGCGATTGATTGCCAAACTTGAATTGCCTGCCGTTGCCGCCTGGTGGCCGAGGACGCATGGCGACCCGATTTTGCACGACGTCGCGCTGGCGATCGAAGGACGCATTCATCCGCTCGGCCTCGTCGGTTTTCGCCGCATCGAGGTGGACCGCGACGAAGATGGCAAGGGCTTTGGGCTGAAGGTCAACGGCGTGCCCGTCTTCTGCCGCGGCGCCGTCTGGACCAATACAGACCTCCTGAGGCTGCCGAGTTCGGCGGAAGCCTATGCGCCCTGGCTTGCCAAAGCGGCCGAAGCGAACATGAACATGATCCGCATCGGCGGAACCATGACCTATGAGAGTACAGACTTCTTCCGTCTCTGCGACCGTCTGGGCATCATGGTTTGGCAGGACCTGATGTTCGCCAACTTCGACTACCCGGTCTCTGACGAAGAGTTTTCCAGGCGGGCGGTGGCCGAGGTCGAAACTATCCTCGCCAGTCTGCAGGGTCATCCGTCCCTGGTCGTCATTGCCGGCGGCAGCGAAGTCTTCCAGCAGGGCGCCATGCTCGGCCTTCCCGAGCGCATCTGGCAATCCGAGTTCTTCACCGGGACGCTCGCGCGGGCCACCAGAGATCATCGTCCGGACGTCGCCTATATCCCCAACTCCCCCTACGGCGGCAGCATGCCCTTTGCGCCGAATGAAGGTGTGACCCACTACTACGGCGTCGGTGCCTATCAGCGCCCCCTCGAAGACGCCCGTCGGGAAAATGTCCGATTTGCCGCCGAATGTCTGGCTTTCGCCCATGTCCCGCAACAGAGGACGCTGGACGACAACCTTGCCGTCCCGCCGGTTCACGACCCGCGCTGGAAGGGCCGTGTCCCGCGCGATCGGAGCGCCTCCTGGGATTTCGAGGACGTGCGCGACCACTACCTTGCACAACTCTACGCCGTTGATCCCGCGCGATTGCGCCGGGAAGACCCTGCAGCCTATCTCGACCATAGCAGAGCGACCACGGCAGAGGTCGTCACGGAAACCTTTGCGGAGTGGCGCAGAAGCGGATCATCCTGCCGCGGGGCTCTGACCTGGACCTTCCAGGATCTCGAAGCAGGGCCAGGATGGGGCGTCATCGATGCAACCGGCGAGCCGAAATCCGTATGGTATGCCCTGAAGCGCATCTTCCGACCGATCCAGGTTCTCCTGACCGACGAGGGCACGAACGGGCTCGACATTCACCTCGTCAACGAAACGGCGACGAGTGAGACTGTGACGCTCGAGATAGCCTGCCTGCGGGATGGCAGCCAGGCGGTGGTCTCCGCCAGCAGGGCCATGTCGCTCGACGCTCGCTCGTCCCATCGCCTGCCGGCCACGGAACTGTTCGGTGCCTTCTTCGACACCACCTATGCCTACCGCTTCGGCCCGCCATCCCATGACGTCACCGTTGCGAGACTTGTCGGCACCGGCGGCAACCTCATCGCAGAAGCGTTTCACTTTCCACAAGGGCGAAACGCCGCCAAGCATCCCGCCAAGGTCGATCACGCCATCCAGGACATCGACGGCATCTGGTGGCTGGAACTGTCCACCAGCCAGTTCGCCCAATCCGTCCATCTCGATTTCGACCATTTCTGGCCGGGGGACGATTGGTTTCACCTGGCGCCGGGGCGTGTGAAGAGGATCAGGCTTTCTCCGAGAGACGGCATTGAGCCGGGGCAAAAGCCCCGGGGCACGCTGCGCCATTTCGGCAGCCGGACGGTCCAGTCACTGTGCTGA
- a CDS encoding GumK N-terminal domain-containing glycosyltransferase, whose protein sequence is MKSASKRILVVSGHHFADAPRRVDLHFMSDQLREEGAAVDFLICRLSPLSRFIGDGRYKHALTRPINTWFRLDERLEEFVWFAPFHPINLRYGWLNAVVAPLYRRYGHFLPKAVTERLSSYSHIVIESGPSPLLTRYLRRHAPKAKFIYHAADRLETIRVHPCIIEELNATLPQYDQIRIMAEAMRSDFTAQDRVVFVPHGISKGLFEAAATSPYQGQRHAISVGDMMFDAGMIETLAVANPDWTFHLFGKKALPLQPRANIVVHGEVPFATIVPFIKFADVGIAPYRSGAGADYLSQSSLKMIQYSYCHLPIVAPRFAAAGRDNVCAYEPDDQESIRAAFERAKVMDHLTIDTSGICDWEEVVDRLFHAPGAA, encoded by the coding sequence ATGAAATCAGCTTCCAAGCGTATCCTTGTCGTTTCGGGACATCACTTCGCGGATGCTCCTCGCCGCGTCGATCTCCACTTCATGTCGGATCAACTGCGCGAGGAGGGAGCGGCGGTCGATTTCCTGATCTGCCGGCTCAGTCCGCTCAGCCGTTTCATCGGTGACGGGCGTTACAAACATGCGCTCACGCGTCCCATCAATACGTGGTTCCGGCTGGACGAGCGCCTCGAAGAATTCGTCTGGTTCGCCCCGTTTCACCCGATCAATCTGCGCTACGGTTGGCTGAACGCTGTCGTGGCTCCGCTTTACCGTCGGTACGGGCATTTCCTGCCAAAGGCCGTCACGGAACGATTGTCGTCCTACTCGCATATCGTCATTGAAAGCGGGCCTTCGCCGCTGTTGACGCGATATCTGCGTCGACATGCGCCAAAGGCGAAGTTCATCTACCACGCGGCCGACCGGTTGGAGACGATCAGGGTGCATCCCTGCATCATCGAGGAACTGAATGCCACGCTGCCGCAGTATGATCAGATTCGGATCATGGCAGAGGCAATGCGCTCGGATTTCACTGCCCAGGATCGGGTCGTTTTCGTTCCGCACGGGATCAGCAAGGGGCTGTTCGAGGCCGCGGCCACCAGCCCCTATCAAGGCCAGCGCCATGCGATCAGCGTCGGCGACATGATGTTCGATGCCGGCATGATCGAGACCCTTGCAGTCGCGAATCCTGACTGGACCTTCCACCTCTTCGGCAAGAAAGCGCTGCCGCTACAGCCGAGGGCCAATATCGTCGTACATGGTGAAGTGCCGTTCGCAACCATCGTGCCGTTCATCAAATTCGCCGATGTCGGGATCGCCCCCTATCGTTCCGGCGCCGGTGCCGACTATCTCAGCCAGTCGAGCCTGAAGATGATCCAGTACAGCTATTGCCATCTGCCGATTGTCGCGCCGCGCTTTGCGGCGGCCGGTCGGGACAATGTCTGTGCCTATGAGCCCGACGATCAGGAGTCGATCCGGGCGGCCTTCGAACGCGCCAAGGTCATGGACCACCTGACCATCGATACGTCCGGTATCTGCGACTGGGAAGAAGTTGTCGACCGGCTGTTCCACGCGCCGGGTGCTGCCTGA
- a CDS encoding glycosyltransferase family 4 protein codes for MESMTASRPSAVTGLAEGARIVQIVRQYAPSRGGLEDVVSNLSRSLASRGFAVRVVTLDRLFRDPGEVLPFREMIDGVEVVRIPWRGSSRYPLAPAVFRHISDADLVHVHGVDFFYDALAWTRPFHRKSLIATTHGGFFHTKNHAAIKKIWFQTATRASALAYDALVCCSQSDHRMFAPIAGHRARLIENGVDIEKFAALGSETPVRRMVTIGRFSVNKRLDRLLDCMAALKSRSIGWHLDVVGSPSDQTEADLRAAISTRGLQDEVHLHVGISDAELREVLSRSSLFVSASEYEGFGLVAVEAMSAGLVPVLHCNEAYQALAARHSGVAVSDFSRADVAATAIEGTYEALFASPGRRSEMMVAASQHGWSDVCDRHVALYGEVLGSRSQEVLA; via the coding sequence ATGGAGAGCATGACTGCGTCAAGGCCAAGCGCCGTGACAGGCTTGGCCGAGGGCGCGCGTATCGTCCAGATCGTGCGCCAGTATGCGCCGAGCCGGGGCGGTCTCGAAGACGTCGTTTCCAATCTCAGCCGCTCCCTTGCTTCCCGCGGGTTTGCGGTGCGCGTGGTGACACTCGATCGGCTGTTTCGCGATCCCGGCGAGGTCTTGCCCTTTCGCGAGATGATCGACGGGGTCGAGGTCGTCAGGATCCCCTGGCGCGGCAGCAGCCGCTATCCGCTGGCACCTGCAGTTTTCCGACATATCTCCGATGCGGATCTCGTTCATGTCCACGGTGTCGATTTCTTCTACGACGCGCTTGCCTGGACACGGCCGTTTCACCGCAAGTCGCTCATCGCCACGACGCATGGAGGGTTCTTCCACACCAAGAACCATGCGGCCATCAAGAAGATCTGGTTCCAGACGGCGACCCGTGCTTCTGCGCTCGCTTACGATGCGCTTGTCTGTTGCAGCCAGTCAGACCACAGGATGTTCGCGCCCATCGCCGGGCATAGGGCACGTCTGATCGAGAACGGCGTGGATATCGAGAAGTTCGCTGCGCTCGGCAGTGAGACGCCCGTGCGGCGTATGGTGACGATTGGTCGATTTTCCGTCAACAAGCGGCTCGATCGACTCCTTGATTGCATGGCTGCGCTGAAAAGCCGGTCGATCGGCTGGCATCTGGACGTTGTCGGTTCGCCGTCCGACCAGACGGAGGCGGATCTTCGGGCCGCAATATCGACACGCGGTCTCCAGGATGAGGTGCACCTGCATGTCGGCATATCCGATGCGGAGTTGCGCGAAGTGTTGTCGCGGTCGTCGCTCTTCGTATCCGCCTCGGAATATGAAGGCTTTGGTCTGGTGGCCGTCGAGGCGATGAGCGCCGGGCTTGTGCCTGTGCTGCATTGCAATGAAGCCTATCAGGCGCTCGCAGCCCGTCATTCCGGGGTCGCGGTAAGCGATTTTTCCCGCGCGGATGTCGCTGCAACGGCGATAGAGGGCACATACGAGGCGTTGTTCGCTTCACCCGGTCGTCGCTCCGAGATGATGGTCGCCGCCTCGCAGCATGGCTGGTCTGACGTCTGCGATCGGCATGTCGCTCTCTATGGAGAAGTCCTTGGATCCCGGTCGCAGGAGGTGCTAGCCTGA
- the purU gene encoding formyltetrahydrofolate deformylase: MTSYVLTVSCQSTRGIVAAISGYLAEQGCNIVDSSQFDDLHTGQFFMRVSFISEEGVAEAKLEKGFGPVAEKFGMNWELHDAAKRMKVLLMVSRFGHCLNDLLYRWKIGALPIDIVGVVSNHFDYQKVVVNHDIPFHHIKVTKENKPEAEARIMDLAEHTGTELIVLARYMQVLSDDMCRKMSGKIINIHHSFLPSFKGANPYKQAFERGVKLIGATAHYVTTDLDEGPIIEQDVARITHAQSADDYVSIGRDVESQVLARAIHAHIHHRTFINGNRTVVFPASPGSYASERMG, translated from the coding sequence ATGACGAGCTATGTATTGACCGTATCCTGCCAGTCGACCCGCGGCATCGTGGCTGCGATTTCGGGCTATCTCGCGGAGCAGGGTTGCAACATCGTCGACAGTTCCCAGTTCGACGACCTTCACACCGGCCAGTTCTTCATGCGCGTGTCCTTCATCTCCGAGGAAGGCGTCGCTGAAGCAAAGCTGGAAAAGGGCTTTGGTCCCGTCGCCGAAAAATTCGGCATGAACTGGGAATTGCACGATGCCGCCAAGCGCATGAAGGTGTTGCTGATGGTCTCGCGTTTCGGCCACTGCCTGAACGACCTTCTCTACCGCTGGAAGATCGGCGCGCTGCCGATCGACATCGTTGGCGTCGTCTCCAACCACTTCGATTACCAGAAGGTTGTCGTGAACCACGATATCCCCTTCCACCACATCAAGGTGACGAAGGAGAACAAGCCGGAAGCTGAGGCCCGGATCATGGACCTGGCAGAACACACCGGCACCGAACTGATCGTACTCGCCCGCTACATGCAGGTTCTGTCCGATGACATGTGCCGCAAGATGTCCGGCAAGATCATCAACATTCACCACTCCTTCCTGCCCTCCTTCAAAGGGGCGAACCCCTACAAGCAGGCCTTCGAGCGCGGCGTGAAGCTGATCGGTGCGACAGCGCATTACGTGACCACGGACCTTGATGAAGGCCCGATCATAGAGCAGGACGTCGCGCGCATCACCCATGCCCAGTCGGCAGACGACTATGTCTCGATCGGTCGTGACGTTGAAAGCCAGGTGCTGGCACGGGCCATCCACGCCCACATTCACCACCGTACCTTCATCAACGGCAATCGTACCGTCGTTTTCCCGGCAAGCCCGGGCTCCTACGCCTCCGAGCGGATGGGCTGA
- a CDS encoding glycoside hydrolase family 5 protein produces the protein MKIPTGKSTLFDLVRASCVALGLLAMTSQPVLASGTCLRGVNLAGAEFGEEDGVYGTAYTYPTDATIAYFADKGFNSARLPFSWSRLQTSLDADFDPAEFDRLKDTVLRLRAAGLTVVLDPHNYARYRGELIGSPGVPYEAFAKFWTGLALAFGNQDGIVFGLMNEPHTMPTAQWLDGANAAIAAIRATGARNLILVPGNAWSGAHSWTGEGYDGANGTVMLGVKDPLEHYAFEVHQYFDDDFSGTNANCSRADDAVAAIENYSRWLRDNGKRGYLGEFGVPGDEVCIQALESMVKVVERDRDVWIGWAYWAGGDWWPEEEALNIQPTASGDRPQLRGLTPVLKDFSAAASTCPALGP, from the coding sequence ATGAAAATTCCCACCGGCAAAAGCACCCTCTTCGATCTGGTGCGTGCCTCCTGTGTCGCGCTCGGGCTCCTTGCCATGACGTCGCAGCCGGTGCTTGCGAGCGGGACGTGCCTCAGGGGCGTCAACCTTGCAGGTGCCGAGTTCGGTGAGGAAGACGGTGTCTATGGTACGGCCTATACCTATCCGACCGACGCGACCATCGCCTATTTCGCCGACAAGGGGTTCAACTCCGCGCGGCTGCCTTTTTCCTGGTCTCGCCTGCAAACATCGCTGGACGCTGATTTCGATCCGGCGGAATTCGATCGGCTCAAAGATACGGTATTGCGCTTGCGCGCGGCGGGGCTGACCGTGGTCCTCGATCCGCACAACTACGCCCGGTATCGAGGCGAATTGATCGGCTCACCGGGCGTACCTTACGAGGCATTCGCGAAATTCTGGACCGGACTTGCTCTGGCCTTTGGCAATCAGGACGGTATCGTCTTCGGACTGATGAACGAACCGCATACCATGCCGACCGCGCAATGGTTGGATGGAGCCAATGCTGCAATCGCGGCGATCCGGGCCACGGGTGCCCGCAATCTCATTCTCGTGCCGGGAAATGCCTGGTCGGGCGCGCATAGCTGGACCGGAGAAGGTTATGACGGTGCCAATGGCACGGTCATGCTCGGGGTGAAGGATCCGCTCGAGCACTACGCGTTCGAAGTGCACCAGTATTTCGACGACGATTTCTCCGGGACGAATGCCAATTGCAGCCGGGCGGATGATGCGGTCGCGGCGATCGAAAACTACTCACGTTGGCTGCGCGACAACGGCAAGCGCGGCTATCTGGGCGAATTCGGCGTGCCGGGTGACGAGGTCTGCATTCAGGCGCTCGAAAGCATGGTGAAAGTGGTCGAGCGGGACCGTGATGTCTGGATCGGCTGGGCTTACTGGGCCGGCGGCGACTGGTGGCCGGAAGAAGAGGCACTGAACATCCAGCCGACAGCGTCTGGCGACCGGCCGCAGCTTCGGGGTCTGACGCCGGTCCTGAAAGACTTTTCGGCTGCGGCATCGACCTGTCCGGCACTCGGCCCCTGA